The proteins below come from a single Drosophila kikkawai strain 14028-0561.14 chromosome 3R, DkikHiC1v2, whole genome shotgun sequence genomic window:
- the alrm gene encoding carboxypeptidase N subunit 2, with the protein MMGWLCLVLVLLLPASYQLATPSGNGQLRRLWLQDHCSAGICTNVEIGRSDYVILSQAPIPGLTMLTFINSSIAKIPHLLFDTFPDLQILRMENCSLETFEKPQFEGASNLMSLFLGHNRLKDIPKNIFLGADNLATLHLDSNQLKQLVNNSFHALKEVKHLSLADNQVEQLSPGVFGGMRKLQDLNLAGNRLEALPRGIFDRNLNLTKLNLARNRFTAFESELLKMQPLLTHLDISGNILQELTLNFSSLDVAVAHSCDLRRLTVYGVIRELDLHNNSLREMPHIPQAGNVSSLDLSHNPLGNLQGNPLRRFTSLLRLNLSATNAHELPEGVFKKQGHLQMLDISGNSIYSLKITIFDSLKELQYFYFQQNNWNCDFLQLLMSSFVKRRDISFMEDITAPELVDDYVDGIACWYESDKQSKKCESGGSDAAMELSVVRNEIKTFTELVEKKFVKVYRMLEEMKMKL; encoded by the coding sequence atgatgGGGTGGCTATGTCTGGTGCTGGTGCTACTACTGCCCGCCAGTTACCAACTGGCCACGCCCTCCGGGAACGGTCAGTTGCGGCGCCTCTGGCTGCAGGATCATTGCAGTGCCGGAATATGTACGAACGTGGAGATCGGTCGCAGTGACTATGTGATCCTCTCGCAGGCTCCCATACCGGGCTTGACGATGCTCACCTTCATCAATTCGAGCATCGCCAAGATCCCGCATCTGCTGTTCGACACGTTTCCGGATCTTCAGATCCTGCGCATGGAGAACTGTTCGCTGGAGACGTTCGAGAAGCCGCAGTTTGAGGGAGCCAGCAACCTGATGAGTCTGTTCCTGGGCCACAATCGCCTCAAGGATATACCCAAGAATATCTTCTTGGGGGCCGACAATCTGGCCACGTTGCATCTGGATTCGAATCAACTAAAGCAGTTGGTTAACAACAGTTTTCATGCCCTGAAGGAGGTAAAGCACCTGTCTCTGGCCGACAATCAAGTGGAGCAGCTCTCCCCGGGAGTCTTTGGTGGCATGCGGAAGTTGCAGGATCTAAATCTTGCTGGGAATCGTTTGGAGGCCCTGCCCCGTGGAATATTTGACCGGAATTTGAACCTAACAAAACTGAACTTGGCCCGGAATCGATTTACTGCCTTCGAGTCGGAGCTGCTGAAGATGCAGCCGCTTCTGACGCATCTGGATATATCTGGGAATATTCTGCAAGAGCTCACCCTGAACTTCAGTTCCCTGGACGTGGCTGTGGCTCACAGCTGCGACTTGCGGCGACTGACCGTGTATGGAGTGATCCGTGAACTGGATTTGCACAATAATTCGCTAAGGGAAATGCCGCACATTCCGCAGGCTGGGAATGTGAGCAGCTTGGACTTGTCGCACAATCCGCTGGGCAATCTCCAGGGGAATCCCCTGAGGAGATTCACCTCGCTGCTGCGCTTGAACCTTTCGGCCACCAATGCCCACGAACTGCCGGAGGGTGTGTTCAAGAAGCAGGGTCACCTGCAAATGCTGGACATAtccggaaactcgatttactCCCTGAAGATCACCATCTTTGACAGCCTGAAGGAACTGCAGTATTTCTACTTTCAGCAGAACAACTGGAACTGCGATTTCCTGCAGCTTCTGATGAGTTCCTTTGTGAAGCGTCGGGATATATCCTTCATGGAGGACATCACGGCTCCGGAGTTGGTCGACGACTATGTGGATGGCATTGCCTGTTGGTACGAGAGCGACAAGCAGTCGAAGAAGTGCGAATCTGGAGGATCGGATGCTGCCATGGAATTATCGGTGGTTCGGAATGAGATCAAGACCTTCACCGAATTGGTGGAGAAGAAGTTCGTCAAGGTTTATCGGATGCTCGAGGAGATGAAAATGAAACTCTAA
- the LOC108072055 gene encoding uncharacterized protein: MNRGVQILMILGLICATQARIPNLRRVVGSGRSADVDVEEPQGPQILIYSPSEATARSDDQEPTFQEPQIREEVAESEAMESKDSRKIPDYLYSNAIPMVNDKNLNYVVPYSVAFGPSILPKSGLSQSQANALPIVVVPRYQLGFNVQGQQGISNSQLSSQFNWPNFNLLPTNVNLASESVASEKEETLSSPTYIQVPVAVPGPPGPPGPPGPRGPTGPTGPRGPRGPAGESGVISAQKPQSIWYTQTGSNKQPSYSTPFSGGYQS; the protein is encoded by the exons ATGAATCGCGGAGTGCAAATACTTA TGATCTTGGGCCTGATTTGCGCCACTCAGGCTCGAATTCCCAACCTACGGCGAGTTGTTGGCTCTGGTCGGTCAGCCGATGTGGATGTGGAGGAGCCGCAAGGTCCTCAAATTCTCATATATTCCCCCAGTGAAGCCACTGCCAGATCCGATGACCAAGAGCCCACCTTCCAAGAGCCGCAAATCAGAGAGGAGGTGGCCGAATCCGAGGCAATGGAGTCCAAGGATAGCCGCAAGATTCCCGACTATCTCTACTCGAATGCCATACCCATGGTGAATGACAAGAATCTCAACTATGTGGTGCCATATTCCGTGGCCTTTGGCCCCTCGATCCTCCCCAAGAGCGGTCTCAGTCAGAGCCAGGCCAATGCCCTTCCCATTGTCGTGGTGCCGCGTTATCAGCTCGGTTTCAATGTTCAGGGTCAGCAGGGTATTTCGAACTCCCAACTGAGCTCCCAATTCAACTGGCCCAACTTTAATCTGCTGCCCACCAACGTGAATTTGGCCAGCGAGTCGGTGGCCTCTGAGAAGGAGGAGACGCTGTCCAGCCCTACCTATATCCAGGTTCCTGTGGCAGTTCCCGGTCCGCCTGGACCACCCGGACCGCCGGGACCACGAGGACCTACGGGACCCACAGGTCCACGCGGACCACGAGGTCCTGCTGGGGAATCTGGAGTGATTTCAGCCCAGAAACCTCAGAGCATTTGGTATACCCAAACAGGTAGCAATAAGCAGCCCTCGTACTCTACACCTTTCTCCGGTGGCTATCAAAGttga